The sequence TAGCCCTATTTGAGGGACTGACATAGGGCTCACATTACTTAATGCACTGCCAGAATAATTCAGTCAATTTGGTTAATTATgattaacatgaaaaatgaaacacaaatacCAACTTTGTGCTTTATAGAACTCACCAGTTCCAGGCAAGTGGCCATAGAAAACTTCACCATTGAAAATACTGAGTTCTTGTAAAGGAGGGCATAAAAATGATGTCAGACTGAAAAATTTTATTAACTACCCAAGCTACTCaggaaaaccacaaaacagaAGTATTCCGTCACAAAATAGTTTAGAAAATTCAAGTAGTGCACAGATTCCATTAATCATTTTTAAATGATACTCCCagtcaaaataaaactgaaaccaaacaaacccctttTATTCCCCAGTCCTGCCTAAGTAAAAACCTTGGTATAATTCGGATGTGTCATTTTTCTCTACGGCACTGCTGCAGCGTATCAGTGCTATGAGCAGAACTGGTGTTGCTAATGGAAATTATCTGATGAAGGGTTCAAAGATATAATCCCTTCCAAATTGTCAGACTGGCTTTACCTTTAGGGCTAAACCAACTGGAATCACGTTTGTGTGTGCTGCAGGCTAAGACCACGCACATGAATCGTTACCGGAGCCGGGATAACCTGCAATGACTTGTTACCGCTTGGTAAATGGGTCCGTGTCTGAATTCTGTgtttttcctccccaccctctcAGCAATTCCAAATATTTCTAAGCATAATGAACACCTTAATTTCATTATCACAAAGTATAGAGGAATAGGGAAGAATCACTTAGGATACACATATAGCAGTCTGTACTTGCACTGAGACACAACAGCACCCTGAATAGCAAGTTGCACTAATAACTACAATTGCCTAAAACAACATCAATTATCTACAAACAGAAATTGTTTCCAGTAAAATAATCTCCAAAACTCTGTGGCAACAGATTCTCTTAACACAGACTTAAAATTGCCTTGTAATATCTTGCACCCTTACAGAAGAAGTTTGAAGTTCAGAAAAGCTCCGTTTTCTCAAAGAGTTGAGGAATTCAGGCTTAAACTTTCAATCATCAAGAAACACGGGCACGTGGCACATCTCCATACAAATCTATCACTCACTTTTTTCAATGTGCCTTTATACTTAACGTACCTACTCTGCCTTAGCAGGTAGATGCATTgcttaaaaattaagtatttaacaACTTATTTATCAgagagtgcagtgataggacaaggggtaacagttttaaactgaaagaggggagatttagattagatattaggaagaaattctgtgagggtggtgagacactggaacaggttgcccagagaagctgtggatgccccatccctggaggtgttcaaggccaggctggatggggctttgagcaacctgctctagtggaggtgtccctgcccatggcaggggggttggaaccagatgatctttaaggtcccttccaactctaactattctattctattctattctattctattctattctattctattctagtatattatattatattatattctAAAGTACAGCTTGTATTTGGGAGAACTGTAGGGAATATAAAGCTGTACTTAATCCTTATGTTCAAGTACAAAGCTTATTCTACATAATTCTACACATGGCACGTTCTGGTTGCTCCTTTTGAAATCTTTCTTATTCACAGTGTGCCTTTTGATAGTAGCCTCTCACTTCCATACCCACAGGGAGAGTGAGAATCCTTGTGATGAGAAGGTCCCTCTGTGTCAGTGGTATCTGTGGTGGATTGACCCCGGCCGACAGCCAGACACCCAtccagcctctcgctccctcccctctcccacgggatggagagaaaacaggaggaaggCAAGAAGAATCGAGTTTCAGAAGCCGTGGGACAGACAAGGTCTCGGAAACGCtcgttcttttctttcctttgtataCGAACAAAAAGCAGTTGGGAGAAGATGTATCAGGAACCCTCAGGTCTCCCCAGCAGATGCAGTTTTGCCAAGTGCAGATGTTGCTCCTCCGCTTTCTGCCATTCTGTTCAGTCGCGCTGCGGGCCACGTGCGGGCAACTCCAAATACCGGCTACAGCCTCAGCGAGCAGCGTTGTGCCTAAACCCTGCGGAGTTCAGGGGCTCCAGCCAGCTGTGTTCTGCTGACCACAGCATTTTCTGTCTAAAGGGAATGAAACATCGCCTGGTGTATCAACCCGTGTTAACAAAGGTTCTCCCTGATAAATAAGGCAGCACTTAGTAACTGCTTCTACACCCACTTTGGTCAGGTATCACTGATCACTTCACCAGATGCAAGTCACTGAAGTCAGGCCCGTTGCATGCTTATTTCTGCAGCTTCTACAGCATTCTGTTTCACTGCTAAATCATAATCTTCTGAAGGTTCAGATATTCATCAAATGCTTACTACTTTCCACAAGGAGCACAATATGAAAATTTAAGATCAGCCTCCGTAAGTGCATCTGTCCATAAGTGCATGCCAAAGAATTTGTAAGTACTGGTATTTGTCATGAGCCTAATTGTGATTTTAGAAGTTATTGGTGCCAATATGGAAGTCCActccacatttttttctaatattctttAAGAGaatcaaagtgaagaaatttggtttattggatttttttatttgaaataggaAATGGCAAGTAATAAGGTGCAGAAATGATAGAAAAATGGTAAaggtgggagctgcagcagcatagAAACCCCCAGGGACAAACATCAAATGCAATAAAGGAACTACAGGACCAGAATGTGAGCTTtgaaaattcaatttattttctgtaagaatAGGGGTTTCAGAGGCCATGCCTGGTTTCAGCCATGCTCTTAGACAGGCAGTCTTTTAGCATATGCTTGACTAAATGTAAAAGCATTGCTGCTAAAAAGAAGTGGAGCAGCTATCATGGACAGTAGCAGAGTAAGGTATTTCTGCACATTAAGGAAACATTTACTAAATATAAACCCTTTTCTTGGGAAAGATTTCTTTCACTGCTcaactttttctctgcttttttcaatAACTGTTTTCCAATAAATGTTTTCAGTTACCTTCTAGTCTTATCTACTCTTTTTACATTCCAGGTGTTTATAgcttcttttgttttattattaatggGTCATTTACTATAGCACCTCAAAACCTTTCGCATACAACTAAGAGAACAAAAAAGTGACACAGGAATTAACAAAAAAATTGTCTAACAAAATGTATTTGATAAAAAAGACTGAGACTTTTTAAGTGCTAATTTTGGCCTGTAAAACACAGTTATTTGCCCAAAATTATTATATGTTTCTAAGCAGAGCCAGACTCTTGCTATAGTATCAAATTAGAAAATTATGTAAGCATAGAGAGTATACATCATTTATCACCACACTGCAAAGATTCCACTTCTCTGTTCCCAGTTAACTGATTTCTCCCTGAAATCAATGAAAGGGTGAAAGGACACATGTAGTATCTCAGACAACACAACTGAATTCTCTTGCACAAATCAGAATTTTGGCCATAAAGTTAATTTCTTGTCTGAGATAGGCTTCCCATATAATTTCTCTTTTGATGTCAATTTGTTCTGCCTTACCTTCATGATCAACTAATGCCCCTTCTGATTCTTGATGACACACAAGCTATCACAAGCTGAAGACAACAACCTTCTCTAAGGAGAACAAGAAATGAGGAAACAAATGGAAGTAAGTATACCAAAAATCCAGAATGTCTTATGTCTTCCAGCTTCCTGTAATGTCCAAAGAAAAACCATATAGTTGTTTAATAGAACTAAAATGGACCTGATATATTTACTTTCTGTCAGAAATACTAAAAGGGGGAGAGGGATGTTCTGCTCCCAAATGAAGCAATGGATGCTTTCATAGGTGCAATAGGAGACAAGATgtaaagcatagaatcatagaattgtctaggttggaagggacctttaagatcatctagtccaaccatcaaccttgtcgcgacggagggaagacagagtcactcaatatgagtgatcagcaagctttgtttattgaatagtacagccgtcttttatgcttcgttataattagctaatacatattctgcaatacatctttctgattggcctgtcctccaaacttcaaccccgcccttagttccttctttacagttactttcatcctcttttcccatgcttgagcagttgcaatctccctgttatcatacaacaattacagtcaaggacagggtgtccttgccagctcagcagttacgggggctgaatccgatgtttctcaagttcttgctcggccagctggatcatgtctacgcgacccttctcagctagccagtctcccacacaacctaactgataaaaaccatcactaaaccatgtcactaagcactatgtcaacctgtcttttaaatatctccagggatggtgcctcacttccctgggcagcccattccaatgcttaataaacctttcggtgtaaaaatttttcctaatatccaatctgaacctcccctggtgcaacttgaggccacttcctcttgtcctatcacctgtgacttgggagaccgacccccacctggctacaacctcctttcagggagttgtagagagcgataaggtctcccctcagcctccttttctccaggctgaacaaccccagctccctcagccgctgtgcataagacttattctccagacccctcaccagcttcgttgcccttctctggacctgctccagcacatcAATGTATTTTTTGTGCTAAGGGGCCCAAAACTCTTTACCTAGTGCATCAGCTATCACACAATTGGTGTTGGCACGATATCTTCCTGTCTTCTGCATTCTTCCCGCTCCTCAAACTGAAGTTACAATTCCAGTCCTGGGTACTCCACAAAGACTTCCTATTTTTCTAGATTATGGCACTTTCACATCACACAAGTGCTTCTCCAAGCTGTGCAAGCATAGAGGCAGCAGAATGGCAACTCACTAGTGCCGATCTTGATgaacagtgcagggaggaaaggCTGCTCTCAGAGGATGCCCTTATGTGTCCTTACAGCAGCGTGAAACCAGTTGTCTAACATCTACATCTTAAAGAGCTGCATCAACGAAAAATGCTGCATAAACTAAATGAAGTGTATCAGTGATGTGTATCTATTCAGAAAGACAAAAGATTTAGTTAAATTTTATAAGATCTGATTTTGTTCATCATTCATATGCATTGATCTCAAGgtcaaaaaggagagaaaagctggTATAACACTTGAGAAGCTGTCAAGAATCCCACTGATTATTGTCAGCTCTAGTACGAAAGCTAAAGTTACCCATGAAACCTTTTCCTACAGAGCATTCTCAAAGTATTTGCTACTATAAGCAGTCACTTAAAAGCTTGTAGAGACATCCGCTGTATTCTATTTCTTGCCCACAGAAGCCACCAGTATGTAGTTAAACTCAATATCCTAACCTCTATGTTAAATGTATACATCCTATGATGTACAATTTACAAGACAGTTAATGTGGGACATACTGTGATGGGCAGTTATGGTATTAAGCCAGAAGTAATTTTCTAACTAAGGATTATGGTAACAGGGGAGCCAGAAAGGTTCAGAAAGCTTTATCACATACAAAATTCTCATCTGCTGAGTTCGTACCAATCCATAAGAAAAAAACAGGGCTTGTCACAGCCATGCTTATTATAAATCCAGATGCTGCAATCCCATGAGATAACAGAAAAATAGGTAGTGTAAAAGATGAATGTACATGATGAAGGCTAAAACTCAAAAGCTCAAAACCACCCCCAAGGCGATGAAAGGAGGGGCCAGCCATTAATAATAAACATTCTGACAAATATAATTTAGTATATTAAATACTGATTAATCTCTGTGGCCTTTACATACATCAGAAAAATTCAAAAAAAcacttaggaaaatattttcagacacACTCCAACAATCTTTTACTGTCCTGTGTTTATTTATTATGGGTTTGTTTCCAAATGTTCTAATTGAAACacctacctttttctttttcataaatcagtttatttttcGTACTTAAGCATGTCCGGTGCTAAGACTTAATGCAGATAACCACAGAGCACAACATTTGCCCAAAAGCAAGACATTCAGATGAAAAAGGTCTGACACAAGACAAGTTTGGGAGAATCAGGAGCTGAGATCTTTTTCTTGCCAAGCTACAAGCGTTTGCCAAGTGCCAGCTATTAAGGGAAATCTTTGTTATTAGGCCGACATCAAAGCTCTTTTGATAAAGAACAGCTTTCGCTTCAAGTAATCCACATGTCACAGCAATTTTACGTTATTTAATTCTACTGCTGCATTACCTAGTATCTCAAAAGCAGAGCTGAACTCATATATGCCAAGAGATGCTCTTCCCTGCAAAGAGCTAATACTCTGCTGAAGGAAGTTTTGTGTGCAGTGCAAGGGGCGAAGCCAGGTTTCCCGTGACGCCTACCATTGCTCAGATTTGGTAAGTTCTTTGGATATATAGGAGGTCTCCTTCAGTGTGACACCTTATTTTcataaatactgtatatttaCCCATAAGGTATTAATATTATTGTTAAAATCACAGGAATGGCTTTGTTACAGCAGAACTGTACCCTAGACCAGTATCCTGTCTGGCAGCGATCAGGAACTTCTGTTTCAGCAAAAGAAGTTCCTAATTTCAAATTCTGgtttttgtctttggaaaaacCAAGGAAGAAGCAAATAAACAGCTTCAGCAAAGAATCTTGAAGGCCCCACTGCCCGGACTGAGACCTTTGGCTTAATTATCCAGAAAATTAGTATTAAAGTTGACACCCCTAAGTATGATATGAGCAAAAAGAACATGCTAAACACAGATGACTATGGCACCTgactctccacccaaatcatgctaaaACATCACCCCAGGGAGGGGATCAAATAAGGTTAGGATATAAGGGGCAATACAGAGGGTAGCTCGATACACATACTCACACTTACACACGATCATCGAGAGATTTTTCCAAGGAAGAATGAAGTTGAGACAGAGAAGGGTCAGTCAGCGGGCTGTGCTCCTCTTCCTCTATCAAGACAGGGTTCCTGCTTGGTAAGCATCGCATCTTCCATTCTTGGTGAAAGAACTCCCAGGACAGCATTTATTCATTTACTCATTTgttcatttacttatttattcatttgatCGTTTActcatttatacatttattttgctAGCATCATTGTAGTGGACTAGCGCTATTGCAGCCAGTGCATTTATCAACGGCAATCCCAAATCTGTTTTACCTGCCACTTCAATAAATCATTTTATCTTTTCAGCCTTGCAAGCTGTCTCAGTGAAAGTCCTTTGCGGGGCTCTGAAACAGGCACATGTTGAACTGTTTCAGCAAAGGCCTTTAGCAGGGCTCTGAAAGAGGGAATCATTTATCTTCACAGCTTTGCGATGCTGTCCCCGTGAAGGCCTTTGGCAGGATCTGAGAAAGGAAAACGCTGAGCTGTCTCAGAGCCCCCAGCTCTGAAACAGACACAAAACTAACACCCTTTaatgcaacacagaaaaaaatactgtcgACAGCACAGTCATATCTTATGGAAAATACTCTCAATCACCTGTTCTACCCACTGTTTATCCTGGAGCACTTTAAAATATCTTCCCACTTAAAATTTTcaattgcattatttttcagtttctcttaagACTAACTAACCTGCTTAGAAGCAGATATTTCCCATGTCTATTTGGTAGCAAAAAGACCAATATGACAGGTGGGTATCTGCTTAAATGACCTTAGAGCTGTCTGACTGATTACAGTGAGCTAACTGGCAGGTAGCTACAAATTTCACTTGCAATATAGTTGTTCCCGGCAGAACGATGTCTGCCATTGTGCCTACACAGCAAGACAGATGTCTCTAATTACTATTTTGATGGTGTTATGATATCATATCCCTTTGCCTGCCTAAAATGCAGGCATTAAGTTCAGCTTCTTAACTGCCAGATGTCTGGTGTGCTCATGTTTTCTGTCAGACAGGGAGGAGTTTGTGCAATCTAGCTTTCTGAATGACAGCCGTTTCCCCAGGCTTCAGCgaaattaaattttctatttGTCATAGAAAAAAATGAGTAGTATTAAAATGTAGAATGTATGCTTTTCAACTTCAATTTTGTGCACGTAGAGCTTATGTTGATGTAGCCAATACAGGCAAACAACATAAGCAGGTATTGAATAAGCCTTCCCAAGGTAAGTATGCCAATGCATGATTAAACTAGAGTCTCCGAGACGGTAATTGTAGTTTAATCATTATActgaattagaaaaaagaaaattgcgTGTCTTTCTGACCTTAGCAAACAGCAGGAGCTAGCGTAGCACCGCAAAACACAGGGTAATCATAGAATtgctttggttggaagagacctttaagatcgagtccaacaggttgcccagagaggtggtagatgccccatccctggaaacattcaaggtcaggttggatggggcgctgagcaacctggtctagtggaagatgtcctgctcactgcaggagcgttggactagatgacctttaaaggtccattccaacccaaactattttatgattctatgatttcatctCTCCAAAAccgcatcatagaatcatttgggttggaaaagacctttaagatcatttgaGTCCAAgtattaacctaacactgccaagtccaccactaaaccatgtccccaggtgccacatctacccgtcttttaattacctccagggacagcaattccaccacttccctgggcagcctgttccagtgcttgacaaccctttcggtgaagaaatttttcctaatatccatcctaaacttcccctggcgccacctgaggccgtttccccttgtcctaccgcctgctacttgggagaagaggccggcCCCCATCGAGTCCTCAGGTGACCGATAGTGCCCgggagcccctgcagccccctcgcACGGCGGGCAGGAGCGCGGGCCGCTCCGGCAGGCACCTCACGCACCCAACCCGCAGCGGAGACCTTCGCCCTGCCCCCGGCCCTGCGCAACCCGGCCCCTGCTCCCTCAggccctgggggggggcgggaggccGCGCAGGCctcgcccctccccgccccgctcgGCCGCGGCGGCCGGGCCTGGCGCAGCTTCCGGGGGAGCCGCCATGAAGGTGAAGCGGCAGAAGCACGCCAAGAAGAACATGGGCTTCTACAAGCACAACTTCCACTTCCGCGAGCCCTTCCAGGTGCTCCTGGACGGCACCTTCTGCCAAGCCGCGCTCCGCAACAAGATCCAGATCCGGGAGCAGCTGCCCGGCTACCTGGGCGGCGCCACCCAGCTCTGCACCACCCGGTaaggccggggcggggagggggcgccgGGCGGGCCTGGGGACGGGGACCGGGAGCACGGCGCAGGCTGGAGGCCGCCCGGCGCTGTGCGCATGCGTGGGGGAGCTGGTGGCGTCTCACGGCCGCTGTGCGTCCTCCGGTCTCCCCTCATGCCGCCccggcggtggggagggggccgcgggggTGGCTCGGCGGTGGGGCCGAGGGCGGTGGGGAGGTGTGGCTGTGGGCTGTAGTTGGCTTGCAGAAGGGCAGGAACTTCTGCCAGCACCTGCTGCCGTGCCGAAAGTGACGGAAACTGAGGGGCGAGGGGTAACCCCGGGGTGTGAGGAGGGTCGGGGCGGGCCGCTCCCAGCTCCCGGCCGCTTCCCGGCCAAGTGAGAGCAGAGGCGAGGTCGGATCTCTTGGGCAGGGAGGGAGTTACGAGTTGTCTGGAGTCTCAGCTTGGCAGCAAGGGGTTGTTGCCAAAGTAGCTGTTCTCAAGGGAGAGCAGGGATGTGCCAGGCAAAGGCGTGGAGGTGAAGCGTGCGCACTAAACGTCTAAGTTGCCTTGAGGTTGCCTTTGTTTTTACTTGACTTCGTATATTGCACatgataaaatcatagaatcatagaatggttagagctggaagggaccttaaagatcatcgagttccaacccccctgccatgggcagggacacctccactagagcaggttgctcaaagccccatccagcctggccttgaacccctccagggatggggcatccacagcttctctggggaacctgttccagtgcctctccaccctcacagaatttcttcctaatatctaatctaaatctcccctctttcagtttaaaaccattaccccttgtcctgtcgctacactctctgacaaagagtccctccccatctctcctgtaggtccacttcaggtactggaaggccattataagatctccccggagcctcctccaggcaaAACAACtgcaactccctcagcctgtcctcatagtgtaggtgctccagccttctgatcatttttgtggccctcctctggactcactccaacaggtccatgtccttcttgtgttgggggcctcagagctggacgcagtactccaggtggtgtctcatgagagtggagtagaggggtagaatcacctccctctccctcacTTGGATTTCTGCAATGACAGAATAGCCAGCTGCCCATCGTGGAGGCAAATACTGAAAATATCAGGAAGTTGTATACCCTTGCAAAGCACACAGAACTGGCCCGTACTTCTAAACAGTAGAAAGTATCAAGTCGTGACCTTAGCTGAGAAGGGTTTGGGAATCACTGATCCAGAGTGTATTCCAGTCATATCTAAATGTCACTTCTTGCTTACTTCTTTTAGCAATATCTATTGGTCTTTTTGGCCTGTTTTCACTTAGGGCGGCTGAATGGACTCATTTGCTCTGCTGTCAAAATGCTAAGTTGGTGAGGCAGCACCTCAATGGCAAGACCAGACCTTCCCTGAGGAAATGAGCTGGCTTGCTGTTAGAGTCTTTGCAAAAAGAACAGGCTCAAGTCTCCACGGAGACTGTCCTCAAAGGCTAAACTCTCTTCTCTGTAAAGAAAAATAGTTGCTGCCATGTCCTTGAAGCTGTATTTCAAGGCCATACATTCTTGTCACTGTCCACACTTAACAGTAAGACTCAGTGGACAGAATAGGTTAGGTTTCATCTCCTGTTCATTCCTGAGTATCCGAGGTAGCATCCTCATAGACTGCCATGCTGTCCCGTGTGAATGTCTGCTCTGAGTGCTGTTAAGAGGAAAATTTTAAGTTTGCATCTTATTGTCAGGTTGGAATGCTGTGGAGCCATAAACTTCCAGATTTTTAATCGTATGGAcagtcttttttcttctgctgcttgagTTGATTGGATTCTCATAGCAAGTTTGAAGCAAGGTGATGGATGCTAATACAGAGTTTAACTTGCACACAGTCATTAATCAGTTTGTGCTAATTcaagtaattttatttgttaagtaGTAGTTCATATGCTAGGTGATAGCTGAACATAAATGTAAAGGCCTTAGCATTATCActgatatgaaatattttaaaatcatttaataTAACTTAATGTTCTTACTGGTTACTCCTGTTTGGAATTGAGGAAATCTTGCATATGTCTTCAGATGGACTACTGCTTTCAGGTTACTGAAATCATGGAATCCTGAACAACAGAGCATTGCTTGTTCATAATTAACTCATGTCAACCTTTTGCTGCTGTAAAAAATGTGtagttattttctcatttagaaatCACTGTTGGTTTTGGTTCCCAGATGTGTTCTAAAAGAACTGGAATCACTGGGGAAGGCACTGTACGGAGCAAAATTAATTGCCCAAAGATTTCAACTTCGAAGCTGTTCTCACCACAAGGATCCTGTGAGTGGTTCAGCATGTTTACTTTCCATGATCGAAGAAGGCAACCCTCATCATttctttattgctacacaggTAAGTGCTCATGGAAAACATAACTCCATTTAAATTTGAAGTGGTCCTTTGATACCTAAGGATAAGGAAACCTACAGAAGCCTCgattatgagatttttttaaatagcttgtgGGAATTAATCTTTTAAAGCCTTACTCACTCTTAAATGCATTTGCTAATTATGAAGTAGGGAATCTTTTGTCTTACTTGAACAACGAGATTTTTTTCTACCCTGGAAGGATATTGCTTAGTTTGGCAGAAAGTGTATAAAACATACTGATTACCTATTGACATGTAAGTAAACAACTGATGAACGTTAATTTGCATATTGCTTGTGTGTGCATCCCCTGCCCTGAACTGTTTTGCACAGTAGtctgaaaagtgaaattaagtGTTGAACAACCGTATAATTTCAATTTTAAGAAATTTTGGAAGTTTTACCTAGACAATAAAGGTAGAACTTGTGTACAAATAAGaaaggcaggtttttttcttagcTCTGTCACTGGGActctatatataaataatatacaatatataaaaatggTTTACAGTAGAATTCTCTATACTTACGTAAGATAAAAGGAGTTTAAAATTACTTGTTACAAAGAAATTGTATTACATCTTGTGAAGTGGTGGAGTGCATACCAATGAACTGGGACTTTTTCCtcagaaagcatgaaaaaaggaaatgttaataAATTTTCTGTCAGAAGTATAGCTAATCAGAAGGAGAGGAATTGAAATATAAATTGCTCTGAAAGGCACTGCTACATATATCTACTAGATTAAGTTTCTTATCTTTTTCATAATGTAATTTATCTTCATAGTTTTGTATTAAAAGTAGGTTCATTTGAATTGCAAATATCATTTAATCCCAAAATATTGactaaagtatttaattttacagGACCAGGAGTTAgcaaacaaagtgaaaaagaaggCTGGCGTTCCTCTCCTCTTTATTATTCAGAACACTATGGTGCTAGACAAACCTTCTACTAAATCTTTGGCATTTGTTCAAAAGTTGCAGATGAATGAGCTTGTTCCAGAACACCAAAAACAAAGTATTGTGcagcttaaagaaaaagaaggactAGCAAAGCAAGAaggtgaaaagagaagaaaacgtAAAAGGGCAGGTGGCCCCAATCCTCTCAGctgtctgaagaagaaaaagaaaacacaggaggGTCAGGAGCCTtctgctgaaaagaagaaaagaagaaaaagaaagcgaATTAGGGTTAAAGCAGAAGCCGTGCAGTCAGTGCAGAAGAGTGAAGAAGAATAAACCCATCTTTGTGAACAATGCAGGACTTGAACTTTTTTTGaacttgcaaaaagaaagattaatatgCAGTATGTAATGTGAAATCGTtaatattaaaacttatttttataagGTGTTACTGCTT comes from Numenius arquata chromosome 3, bNumArq3.hap1.1, whole genome shotgun sequence and encodes:
- the UTP23 gene encoding rRNA-processing protein UTP23 homolog, which translates into the protein MKVKRQKHAKKNMGFYKHNFHFREPFQVLLDGTFCQAALRNKIQIREQLPGYLGGATQLCTTRCVLKELESLGKALYGAKLIAQRFQLRSCSHHKDPVSGSACLLSMIEEGNPHHFFIATQDQELANKVKKKAGVPLLFIIQNTMVLDKPSTKSLAFVQKLQMNELVPEHQKQSIVQLKEKEGLAKQEGEKRRKRKRAGGPNPLSCLKKKKKTQEGQEPSAEKKKRRKRKRIRVKAEAVQSVQKSEEE